One stretch of Pseudoalteromonas shioyasakiensis DNA includes these proteins:
- the recC gene encoding exodeoxyribonuclease V subunit gamma: MLNIIQSNRMEALQARFHALLKVNPLTSPFKKEIVLVQSPGMSQWLKIGLSEHLGIAAQVDFPLPSSFIWQLYQQLLPDVPSESPYNKANLAWKLFAILPNCIDEPLYLPLKTYLDGDTEGQKTFALCEKIADVYDQYLMYRPNWIATWEQGIDELDDVDVGIAPWQPDLWRKLVAHSKELGQSQYHRANMQDKLLAALEKMDASLLPERISLFGISAIASSQLEVFQAIAKKTQVFLFFFNPSEHYWGDTLDEKTAAKITAKYAKRPQLQALEDSAKNPDHEYFFIGNPLLSSWGKLGRDYFEQLLQLDAQWLDGFDNDFDDSLLSQIQSEIYQLAFKGESLTPDKEWFINDEGKLPIQSDDTSIVLSDCHTPLREVERLHDYLLNLFNENKELTPKDIIVMMPDVGTYSPYIEAVFGGAEGRRFIPYALADLAIEQEKPVLSSFASLADLPYSRFGVSDILDLLQVTQIAEKFNLEPHEYEQIGFWLERVGVKWGLDAAHKDSFGLPTIDLNTWQHGLNRLLLGVAQRDEQLPFSGIYSADEVEGMALNTLNKLIEFIDVLARYKTKLQADAPLNEKAETLKELLGEVYSDEGEQSWDLLVLQKVLDTLIKHYENGDYQQNVSQRIVSYLVKQGIQEKGVGQRFLVGQVNFCTLMPMRAVPFKVVCMLGLNDADYPRTVQPIGFDLVPYSKRQKGDRSRKLDDRYLFLEAILSARENLYISYIGRSCFDNQPRMPSTLVSELLEYIARSFEFADQETDLKLPEALINYQHLQPFNPAYYLTEKSDDKQKADKPLATQLHSYNPVWMPTQSVNPEPQQALNVQPESSVELSQFIRSICQPHESFYQQSLGLRLPQFNDIAKDEEPFSLDALRRYFYLDEILEASIQEMPLNQAQIMQRGELPQAHVGDLVFESMQHRVDALAGQVKAHIQGDEALPVEVNIKIANTRLEGWLNHIYGQKQVFYRTASIKAKDVIRGFVHHLAAQIMGQSVETLILGLDKQISFSPLSEDDARKYLNDWFSLYETLLTRPVAFFPVSGYEYIKTDKDMVKANNKFAPQYIGMGEGENPYIRLTIKSLKDYEEEFIKWSELLLSPLVELAQEADHANA; encoded by the coding sequence GTGCTGAATATAATTCAATCAAATCGCATGGAAGCACTGCAAGCGCGGTTTCACGCTCTTCTTAAAGTTAATCCATTAACGAGCCCCTTTAAAAAAGAAATTGTGCTTGTGCAGTCACCGGGTATGTCGCAGTGGCTAAAAATAGGCTTAAGTGAACACTTAGGGATTGCTGCTCAGGTTGATTTTCCGCTACCTTCGAGTTTTATTTGGCAGCTTTATCAGCAATTGTTGCCCGATGTACCAAGTGAATCACCGTATAACAAAGCTAATCTTGCTTGGAAGCTGTTTGCGATTTTACCAAACTGCATTGATGAGCCGCTGTATTTACCACTCAAAACCTATTTAGATGGTGACACTGAAGGGCAAAAAACGTTTGCCTTGTGCGAGAAAATTGCCGACGTTTATGACCAATATTTAATGTATCGTCCTAATTGGATTGCAACTTGGGAGCAGGGCATCGATGAGCTTGATGATGTTGATGTAGGCATTGCACCATGGCAACCAGATCTTTGGCGTAAGCTGGTGGCGCATAGTAAAGAATTAGGGCAAAGCCAATATCACCGCGCAAATATGCAAGACAAACTCCTTGCAGCCCTTGAAAAAATGGACGCAAGCCTATTACCTGAGCGTATTAGTTTATTTGGTATTTCTGCAATTGCGAGTAGCCAGCTTGAAGTGTTTCAGGCCATTGCGAAAAAAACGCAGGTATTTTTGTTTTTCTTTAACCCTAGTGAACATTACTGGGGCGATACACTCGATGAAAAAACAGCAGCCAAAATTACCGCTAAATATGCTAAACGCCCGCAGTTACAAGCACTTGAAGACAGTGCGAAAAACCCTGATCACGAGTACTTTTTTATCGGTAACCCGTTACTCTCATCGTGGGGTAAATTAGGCCGAGACTATTTTGAGCAGTTACTGCAATTAGATGCGCAGTGGCTTGACGGATTCGATAACGATTTTGATGACAGTTTGTTATCACAAATTCAGTCTGAGATTTACCAATTAGCCTTTAAGGGTGAGTCACTAACGCCTGATAAAGAATGGTTCATCAATGACGAAGGCAAACTGCCAATTCAGTCAGATGATACCAGCATTGTGCTTAGCGATTGTCACACGCCACTTCGTGAAGTAGAACGACTACACGATTACTTGCTTAATTTATTTAATGAAAATAAAGAGTTAACACCGAAAGATATTATTGTAATGATGCCGGATGTTGGCACATACAGCCCGTACATTGAAGCGGTGTTTGGTGGTGCAGAGGGACGACGCTTTATTCCTTATGCGTTAGCTGATTTAGCTATAGAACAAGAAAAGCCCGTGTTGAGCTCGTTTGCAAGTTTAGCCGATTTACCTTACTCACGCTTTGGTGTGTCTGACATTCTTGATTTACTGCAAGTCACGCAAATTGCTGAGAAATTTAATCTCGAACCGCATGAATATGAGCAAATTGGTTTTTGGCTTGAACGTGTTGGCGTAAAATGGGGCTTAGATGCAGCTCACAAAGACAGTTTTGGCTTACCTACGATTGATTTAAATACTTGGCAACACGGTTTAAACCGCTTGCTATTGGGTGTTGCACAACGTGATGAACAGTTGCCTTTCTCGGGCATTTACAGTGCCGATGAAGTGGAAGGCATGGCACTAAACACGCTGAATAAACTGATTGAATTTATTGACGTACTGGCACGTTATAAAACCAAGCTACAAGCTGATGCACCACTCAATGAAAAAGCAGAAACGCTAAAAGAGTTATTAGGTGAAGTATACAGTGATGAAGGAGAGCAAAGCTGGGATTTATTAGTCCTACAAAAAGTACTTGATACGCTGATCAAGCATTATGAAAATGGCGATTATCAACAAAACGTTTCGCAGCGCATTGTTAGTTACCTTGTTAAACAAGGTATTCAAGAAAAAGGCGTAGGGCAGCGCTTTTTAGTGGGACAAGTTAACTTTTGTACCTTGATGCCAATGCGGGCTGTGCCATTTAAAGTAGTGTGTATGCTGGGTTTAAATGATGCCGATTATCCGCGAACAGTTCAGCCAATTGGTTTTGACTTAGTACCTTACTCAAAACGCCAAAAAGGGGACCGCTCTCGTAAACTCGACGACCGTTACCTGTTTTTAGAAGCGATTTTAAGTGCTCGTGAGAATCTATACATCAGTTATATTGGTCGCTCATGCTTTGATAACCAACCAAGAATGCCGTCAACCTTAGTGAGCGAACTGCTAGAATATATAGCACGTAGTTTTGAATTTGCAGATCAAGAAACAGACTTAAAGCTTCCAGAGGCGCTGATTAATTATCAGCACTTACAGCCATTCAACCCAGCCTATTATCTGACAGAGAAAAGTGATGATAAGCAAAAAGCAGACAAACCATTAGCAACACAATTACATAGCTATAATCCTGTTTGGATGCCAACTCAAAGTGTCAATCCTGAGCCTCAGCAAGCGCTTAATGTTCAGCCAGAAAGTAGCGTAGAGTTAAGTCAGTTTATTCGCAGTATTTGCCAGCCTCACGAGAGCTTTTATCAGCAAAGCTTGGGTTTACGCTTGCCGCAATTTAACGATATTGCTAAAGATGAAGAGCCGTTTAGCTTAGACGCGTTACGTCGCTACTTTTATCTAGACGAAATTCTCGAAGCCAGTATTCAAGAAATGCCCCTAAACCAAGCGCAAATTATGCAGCGTGGTGAATTACCGCAAGCACACGTTGGTGACTTAGTGTTCGAAAGTATGCAGCACCGAGTCGATGCTCTTGCAGGGCAAGTAAAAGCGCATATTCAAGGTGATGAAGCATTACCCGTTGAAGTAAATATTAAAATTGCCAACACCAGATTAGAAGGTTGGTTAAATCATATATATGGTCAAAAACAGGTGTTTTATCGCACTGCCAGTATTAAAGCAAAAGATGTTATTAGGGGCTTTGTGCATCATTTAGCGGCGCAAATAATGGGCCAGTCAGTTGAAACCCTCATTCTTGGCTTAGACAAGCAAATTAGTTTTTCACCTTTGTCTGAAGACGATGCCCGCAAGTATTTAAACGATTGGTTCTCGCTCTATGAAACGCTTTTAACTCGCCCAGTGGCGTTTTTCCCAGTCAGTGGCTACGAGTATATAAAAACAGATAAAGATATGGTCAAAGCAAACAATAAATTCGCGCCGCAATACATAGGCATGGGTGAAGGCGAAAACCCGTATATTCGTTTAACCATAAAGAGCCTAAAAGACTATGAAGAAGAGTTTATTAAATGGAGCGAGCTGCTGTTATCGCCACTAGTTGAATTAGCACAGGAGGCAGATCATGCAAACGCTTAA
- the recB gene encoding exodeoxyribonuclease V subunit beta, producing MQTLNPMSMALCGQSLIEASAGTGKTYTITGLYLRYLLGLQKATGEDEQLNTPLSVEQILVVTFTEAATQEIKDRVRARIINARDALLGKKPDDELIEQVINEVTDKHAAFDLLDAAAKSMDEAAIFTIHGFCQRMLKQHAFESGVAFNLEFILDERELIQETLNDFWRAFVYPQSKERTQAITDIFPVPASLYSQVVSLLNKQGATITPEYDLDDIWQARDNFVAKVPAFKKACLESEFINAVKASDLSGSKTPGRKNSLAALEEYLNNDELFFVFGTSKYSFEVWGSESLNDPANYKKNGSLLSHAMVAQFDEMAKLSSLINNGLNIAIVQYAAKWVANALVKRKQEQGVLTPDDLLSNLHQALLSEQGKALSEKIAALFPVAMIDEFQDTDPVQYGIFSRIYGIKNTTLAMIGDPKQAIYGFRGADIFTYIGAKQAVSEDKQYTLDTNYRSSEGVVDSVNRLFAKNGNSFIYNDAIPFQKVNAKGKQQDKAFLINGEMPSAFEFSVFVDEYAEANNKPTSKGVAQQALALQYTKKITELLKQADAGDATIAGKPLTAADICVLVRDRNEAQLMKAALAEATIASVYLSRDSVFNQELSHHLLNFLTALHGQYDESLLRGVLAGPLFCLSYNRIYELHENESAWQEHLNFFAQLAHIWHKQGAMAMLERLLSHNQLAARWQGLGYNVERWLTDFRHLGEILQQKQIELEGIHRLLRWFAQKVSQQDGEAVQVRLESDANLVKIVTMHASKGLEYPIVFMPFACGYRESKEALYHKDGKLIYDLAKSDDAMQKAEQERLAEDLRLLYVALTRAVHFCSVGMYNIAQGRSARPGIQSTSIGHVLFAGLDVKSGDEWRALLQEFCNGSAHMHYEVFTQADELEKLRLGSSDREPVYKVNTVKAEIQRDWRSTSFSSLTLKKHTDHIELGRSDEDHAKDEFLAQNANAITPYSFPKGAKPGSCLHEIFEQLDFTDPYALKRPVTEQDDHALDKVIKKLFEKYHIDDSWQEMTEQWILAALNCPLNDKGLSLSVLEPDTCLVEMEFNLPLLSLSSDKLNQVLVQHFKLPGQLDFSEVQGLLKGFIDLIFCWQGKYYILDYKSNFLGNSAADYQHEQLEQAMTSHQYHLQYLIYTVALHRLLKQRIQDYDSDTHLGGVYYTFLRGMSEGQGVYFNQLTKQQISELDSLFAQGAML from the coding sequence ATGCAAACGCTTAATCCAATGAGTATGGCGCTGTGTGGGCAAAGCCTTATTGAAGCCAGTGCTGGTACGGGTAAAACTTACACCATCACTGGTTTGTATTTACGGTATTTGTTGGGCTTACAAAAAGCGACCGGTGAAGATGAACAATTAAATACGCCGCTGAGTGTTGAGCAAATACTGGTGGTGACCTTCACAGAGGCTGCAACGCAAGAAATTAAAGACCGTGTGCGGGCGCGTATAATCAATGCCAGAGATGCTCTGCTTGGCAAAAAGCCCGATGATGAGTTGATTGAGCAAGTGATTAACGAGGTGACTGATAAACACGCGGCATTTGATTTGTTAGACGCCGCGGCAAAGTCGATGGATGAAGCCGCTATATTCACTATTCATGGCTTTTGTCAGCGAATGCTGAAACAACATGCTTTTGAATCAGGTGTGGCGTTTAACTTAGAGTTTATTTTAGATGAGCGTGAGCTTATTCAAGAAACTCTCAATGACTTTTGGCGTGCCTTTGTCTACCCACAATCAAAAGAGCGCACGCAAGCAATTACCGATATTTTCCCAGTGCCTGCATCACTGTATTCACAGGTAGTGAGTTTACTCAACAAGCAAGGGGCAACAATCACCCCCGAGTATGACCTTGACGATATATGGCAAGCGCGCGACAACTTTGTGGCAAAAGTACCGGCATTTAAAAAGGCGTGCCTTGAGAGTGAGTTTATTAATGCTGTAAAAGCATCTGATTTAAGTGGCTCAAAAACCCCAGGTCGAAAAAACAGCCTTGCAGCGCTTGAAGAATACCTAAACAATGATGAGTTGTTTTTTGTATTTGGTACCAGTAAATACTCGTTTGAAGTATGGGGCTCAGAGAGTTTAAACGATCCTGCAAATTACAAGAAAAACGGCAGTTTGCTTAGTCATGCAATGGTGGCTCAGTTTGATGAAATGGCCAAACTGAGTAGCCTTATCAACAACGGATTGAATATTGCGATAGTGCAATATGCTGCTAAATGGGTGGCAAATGCATTAGTTAAACGTAAGCAAGAGCAAGGCGTGCTCACCCCTGATGACTTATTAAGTAACTTGCATCAGGCGCTTTTAAGTGAGCAAGGCAAAGCGTTAAGTGAAAAAATTGCCGCCTTGTTTCCGGTTGCCATGATAGACGAATTCCAAGATACCGACCCCGTTCAATATGGCATTTTTAGCCGCATTTATGGCATTAAAAACACCACCCTTGCCATGATAGGCGACCCTAAACAGGCTATTTATGGTTTCCGTGGTGCAGATATTTTTACTTATATAGGCGCAAAACAAGCTGTTTCAGAGGACAAACAATACACCCTAGATACCAACTACCGCTCAAGTGAAGGGGTTGTTGATAGCGTAAACCGCTTATTTGCTAAAAATGGCAATAGCTTTATTTACAACGACGCAATCCCATTTCAAAAGGTTAATGCAAAAGGAAAACAGCAAGACAAAGCGTTTTTAATAAACGGTGAAATGCCCAGTGCGTTTGAATTTTCGGTTTTTGTTGATGAATACGCAGAAGCGAACAACAAGCCAACTAGCAAAGGGGTGGCTCAACAGGCATTAGCTTTGCAGTATACGAAAAAAATCACTGAGCTACTCAAGCAAGCTGATGCAGGCGATGCGACTATTGCAGGAAAACCACTTACTGCTGCCGATATCTGTGTGTTAGTGCGAGATCGAAACGAAGCACAGCTGATGAAAGCCGCACTTGCAGAAGCTACCATTGCCAGCGTGTATTTGTCGCGTGATAGTGTGTTTAACCAAGAGCTTAGTCACCATTTACTTAACTTTTTAACAGCATTACATGGTCAGTATGATGAGTCATTACTGCGTGGTGTACTTGCCGGGCCATTGTTTTGCTTAAGCTACAACCGCATTTATGAACTTCACGAAAATGAAAGTGCATGGCAAGAGCATCTAAACTTTTTTGCTCAGCTTGCCCATATTTGGCATAAACAAGGCGCCATGGCGATGCTCGAACGTTTATTAAGCCATAATCAACTCGCAGCGCGTTGGCAAGGCTTAGGTTACAATGTTGAACGCTGGCTTACCGATTTCCGCCATTTAGGGGAAATTTTACAGCAAAAGCAAATTGAGCTTGAGGGAATCCATAGATTGCTGCGTTGGTTTGCGCAAAAAGTCAGTCAACAAGATGGTGAAGCGGTGCAAGTACGCCTAGAAAGCGATGCTAATTTGGTGAAAATTGTCACCATGCACGCCTCAAAAGGCTTAGAGTACCCGATTGTATTCATGCCTTTTGCCTGTGGTTATCGCGAAAGCAAAGAAGCCCTTTATCATAAAGACGGTAAGTTGATTTATGATCTTGCTAAAAGTGATGATGCAATGCAAAAAGCAGAGCAAGAGCGCTTGGCCGAAGATTTACGATTGCTCTATGTGGCGCTGACTCGTGCCGTGCATTTTTGCTCAGTGGGGATGTATAACATTGCGCAAGGTCGCAGTGCTCGTCCGGGCATTCAAAGTACTAGCATTGGCCACGTATTATTTGCAGGGTTAGATGTTAAATCGGGCGATGAATGGCGAGCATTGTTACAAGAATTTTGTAATGGCTCAGCGCACATGCACTATGAGGTATTTACCCAAGCAGATGAGCTTGAAAAGCTAAGATTAGGCAGTTCTGACAGAGAACCAGTCTATAAAGTAAATACTGTAAAAGCAGAGATCCAGCGTGATTGGCGCTCAACCAGCTTTAGTAGCTTAACGCTGAAAAAGCATACTGACCACATTGAACTTGGGCGCAGTGATGAAGACCACGCAAAAGATGAGTTTTTAGCCCAAAATGCAAATGCTATAACACCTTACAGCTTTCCTAAAGGCGCAAAGCCGGGTAGTTGTTTACATGAAATATTTGAGCAATTGGACTTTACCGACCCTTATGCGTTAAAGCGTCCAGTCACTGAGCAAGACGACCATGCACTTGATAAAGTGATCAAAAAATTATTTGAAAAATACCATATTGATGATAGCTGGCAGGAAATGACAGAGCAGTGGATCCTAGCAGCATTGAACTGCCCATTAAACGATAAAGGGCTTAGTTTATCAGTACTTGAACCTGATACGTGTTTGGTCGAAATGGAATTTAATTTACCGTTGTTATCGCTTTCAAGCGATAAGCTTAATCAAGTGTTGGTGCAACATTTTAAATTACCAGGACAGCTTGATTTTAGTGAGGTGCAAGGCTTACTAAAAGGCTTCATAGATTTAATATTTTGCTGGCAGGGTA